In a genomic window of Streptomyces sp. SJL17-4:
- a CDS encoding DUF4253 domain-containing protein yields MAMIPNQLPRLAADPTGRSLGLDLPPGALTGPADAPYLWSGHGAAGPAAWSALRPAARTAGLLPVLLGGDWSLDRWELMPERMSDPADHEADGVLAGFWDANASDEIPGSADWPGLAPAQPCDADPDRTAATVAEMLTEPGFWLADARPALVPARRSADIPAVIGWTGPLNHENDVARLCAVLRSWEDRFGARVVALTFDQLVVSVASPPQTVAEAEALAAEHFAFCPDNITQGRHAGLREYARKGLLDSPLWTFWWD; encoded by the coding sequence ATGGCGATGATCCCGAACCAGCTGCCCCGGCTCGCGGCCGATCCGACCGGCCGTTCCCTCGGCCTCGACCTGCCGCCCGGCGCCCTCACCGGCCCGGCGGACGCCCCGTACCTCTGGTCGGGACACGGCGCGGCGGGGCCCGCCGCCTGGAGCGCGCTGCGCCCGGCGGCCCGCACGGCGGGGCTGCTGCCGGTGCTGCTGGGCGGTGACTGGAGCCTGGACCGGTGGGAGCTGATGCCGGAGCGGATGAGCGACCCGGCCGACCACGAGGCCGACGGGGTCCTCGCCGGGTTCTGGGACGCGAACGCGTCCGACGAGATACCCGGGAGCGCCGACTGGCCGGGCCTGGCCCCGGCGCAGCCGTGCGACGCGGACCCCGACAGGACGGCGGCCACCGTCGCCGAGATGCTGACGGAGCCGGGCTTCTGGCTGGCGGACGCCCGCCCGGCTCTCGTCCCGGCGCGGCGCAGCGCGGACATACCGGCGGTGATCGGCTGGACCGGGCCGCTGAACCACGAGAACGACGTGGCCCGGCTGTGTGCGGTGCTGCGGTCCTGGGAGGACCGCTTCGGGGCCCGTGTCGTCGCGCTCACCTTCGACCAGCTGGTGGTCTCGGTGGCGTCCCCGCCGCAGACGGTGGCGGAGGCGGAGGCGCTGGCGGCGGAGCACTTCGCGTTCTGCCCGGACAACATCACGCAGGGCCGGCACGCAGGCCTGCGCGAGTACGCCCGGAAGGGGCTGCTGGACAGCCCCCTCTGGACCTTCTGGTGGGACTAG
- a CDS encoding DUF3558 domain-containing protein, translating into MQRTAPRLTRILACAAVPVMLVVAGCSSDSGDSGSGATGSKDKAAASGSATPSPSQTTKAVEPAKFAKLPEACKAIVAKTTSSLVPKAKTKNGTPAVSSDLGSRSGCSWNGLDDKGVKGSQYRWLDVSFYRYESDASLGSGQERARENLAKELAKIEETPGAKKLRTASVTGVGDEAKSVAYELRKTNEDFVYGSIVARTGNVLVLLSYNGAGYAGASTPSEKTVMSGAVKAAKEAVAAVAAANK; encoded by the coding sequence ATGCAGCGAACAGCTCCGCGACTCACCCGCATACTTGCCTGCGCCGCCGTCCCGGTGATGCTCGTCGTCGCCGGCTGCTCCTCGGATTCCGGTGACAGTGGCTCCGGCGCGACGGGGTCGAAGGACAAGGCGGCCGCGTCGGGGTCCGCCACCCCGTCGCCCTCGCAGACGACGAAGGCGGTCGAGCCGGCGAAGTTCGCGAAGCTGCCGGAGGCCTGCAAGGCGATCGTCGCGAAGACGACGTCGTCGCTCGTGCCCAAGGCGAAGACCAAGAACGGCACGCCGGCCGTCTCCAGCGATCTCGGCAGCCGTAGCGGCTGCTCGTGGAACGGTCTGGACGACAAGGGCGTGAAGGGTTCGCAGTACCGCTGGCTCGACGTGTCCTTCTACCGGTACGAGTCGGACGCCTCGCTCGGCAGCGGCCAGGAGCGTGCGCGGGAGAACCTGGCGAAGGAGCTCGCCAAGATCGAGGAGACTCCGGGCGCGAAGAAGCTCCGTACCGCCTCGGTCACGGGTGTCGGTGACGAGGCGAAGTCCGTCGCGTACGAGCTGCGCAAGACGAACGAGGACTTCGTGTACGGCTCCATCGTGGCGCGTACGGGCAATGTGCTGGTGCTGCTCTCGTACAACGGCGCCGGGTACGCGGGTGCGTCCACTCCGTCGGAGAAGACGGTGATGAGCGGTGCGGTGAAGGCGGCCAAGGAGGCCGTGGCGGCGGTCGCCGCTGCCAACAAGTAG
- the argS gene encoding arginine--tRNA ligase — protein sequence MASVPSLASTVQQRLADGLSAALPDAASADPLLRRSDRADFQANGILALAKQLKGNPRELATQVVAAIPENDVLKEIEVSGPGFLNITVTDAAIVRTLAARAADARLGVPFNESAGTTVIDYAQPNVAKEMHVGHLRSAVIGAAMVEILEFTGESVVRRHHIGDWGTQFGMLIQYLIEHPHELDHKAEDGAEVSGEEAMSNLNRLYKASRALFDSDEEFKTRARARVVDLQAGDEETLALWQRFVDESKIYFYSVFDKLDMDIRDGDVVGESGYNDMLVETCRILEESGVAVRSEGALCVFFDDVKGPDGNPTPLIVQKSDGGFGYAATDLSAIRDRVRNLKATTLLYVVDARQSLHFKMVFETARRAGWLNEDVKAVQLAFGTVLGKDGKPFKTREGETVRLVDLLDEAVDRATSVVREKAEKVGLTESEIVENGQYVGIGAVKYADLSTSAARDYKFDLDQMVSLNGDTSVYLQYAYARIKSIFGKAGDRTPLAHPELELAPAERALGLHLDQFAETVSDAAGEYAPHKLTAYLYQLASLYTTFYDQCPVIKPEPAQEVAENRLFLCDLTARTLHQGMALLGIRTPERL from the coding sequence ATGGCCTCGGTCCCTTCCCTCGCTTCGACCGTGCAGCAGCGCCTCGCGGACGGCCTCTCGGCAGCTCTGCCGGACGCCGCGTCCGCCGACCCGCTGCTGCGACGAAGCGACCGGGCCGACTTCCAGGCCAACGGCATCCTGGCGCTCGCCAAGCAGCTCAAGGGCAATCCGCGTGAGCTGGCCACCCAGGTCGTCGCCGCGATCCCGGAGAACGACGTCCTGAAGGAGATCGAGGTCTCGGGCCCCGGTTTCCTGAACATCACGGTGACGGACGCGGCGATCGTGCGGACCCTCGCGGCCCGCGCGGCCGACGCCCGGCTCGGGGTTCCGTTCAACGAGTCGGCGGGCACGACGGTCATCGACTACGCCCAGCCGAACGTGGCGAAGGAGATGCACGTCGGGCACCTGCGGTCCGCCGTGATCGGCGCCGCGATGGTCGAGATCCTGGAGTTCACCGGCGAGAGCGTGGTCCGCCGCCACCACATCGGCGACTGGGGCACCCAGTTCGGCATGCTCATCCAGTATCTGATCGAGCACCCGCACGAGCTGGACCACAAGGCCGAGGACGGCGCCGAGGTCTCCGGTGAGGAGGCCATGTCGAACCTGAACCGGCTGTACAAGGCCTCGCGTGCGCTCTTCGACTCCGACGAGGAGTTCAAGACGAGGGCCCGTGCGCGCGTCGTCGACCTCCAGGCCGGCGACGAGGAGACCCTCGCGCTCTGGCAGCGGTTCGTCGACGAGTCGAAGATCTACTTCTACTCGGTCTTCGACAAGCTCGACATGGACATCCGGGACGGCGACGTCGTCGGCGAGTCCGGCTACAACGACATGCTGGTCGAGACCTGCCGCATCCTCGAGGAGTCGGGCGTCGCCGTCCGCTCCGAGGGCGCGCTGTGTGTCTTCTTCGACGACGTGAAGGGCCCGGACGGCAACCCGACGCCGCTGATCGTCCAGAAGTCCGACGGCGGCTTCGGCTACGCGGCGACGGACCTGTCGGCGATCCGCGACCGCGTCCGGAACCTGAAGGCGACGACCCTGCTGTACGTGGTCGACGCCCGTCAGTCGCTGCACTTCAAGATGGTCTTCGAGACGGCCCGCCGGGCCGGCTGGCTGAACGAGGACGTGAAGGCCGTCCAGCTGGCCTTCGGCACGGTCCTCGGCAAGGACGGCAAGCCGTTCAAGACCCGTGAGGGCGAGACGGTCAGGCTGGTGGACCTGCTGGACGAGGCCGTGGACCGGGCGACGTCGGTGGTGCGCGAGAAGGCCGAGAAGGTGGGCCTGACCGAGTCGGAGATCGTCGAGAACGGCCAGTACGTGGGCATCGGTGCGGTGAAGTACGCCGACCTGTCGACGTCCGCCGCGCGCGACTACAAGTTCGACCTGGACCAGATGGTCTCGCTGAACGGCGACACCTCGGTGTACCTGCAGTACGCGTACGCGCGTATCAAGTCGATCTTCGGGAAGGCGGGCGACCGCACGCCGCTGGCCCACCCGGAGCTGGAGCTGGCCCCGGCGGAGCGCGCGCTCGGTCTGCACCTGGACCAGTTCGCCGAGACGGTGTCCGACGCGGCCGGCGAGTACGCGCCGCACAAGCTCACCGCGTACCTGTACCAGCTGGCGTCGCTGTACACGACGTTCTACGACCAGTGCCCGGTCATCAAGCCGGAGCCGGCGCAGGAGGTCGCGGAGAACCGCCTCTTCCTCTGCGACCTGACCGCCCGCACCCTGCACCAGGGCATGGCGCTGCTGGGCATCAGGACGCCCGAGCGTCTCTGA
- a CDS encoding DUF1876 domain-containing protein codes for MHTLVGWHVEMEFQEEGDRTRAAAMVRLTDGTEFRAHGTANRHPSDPDQLRVGEEIAGARALMDLASQLLQKAHTEIDEVSGRTSHSIR; via the coding sequence ATGCACACGCTTGTCGGATGGCATGTGGAGATGGAGTTCCAGGAGGAGGGTGACCGGACGCGGGCCGCGGCCATGGTCCGGCTCACCGACGGCACCGAGTTCCGGGCCCACGGCACCGCCAACCGTCACCCCTCCGACCCGGACCAGCTCAGGGTGGGCGAGGAGATCGCCGGCGCACGCGCGCTGATGGACCTCGCCTCCCAGCTGCTCCAGAAGGCCCATACGGAGATCGACGAGGTCTCGGGCCGGACCTCGCACAGCATCCGTTGA
- a CDS encoding uroporphyrinogen-III synthase, protein MNPTSPTTSPLSPAFVGHGHVTFLGAGPGDPGLLTLRAVEALAGADVLIAEPEVLEVVRGHARAGVSTPELTVIDEASTTAGVPVLRDAANLVMEAARGGRRVVRAVTGDPGLDGNAGAEMLACATEGIPFEVVPGVATAVGVPAYAGVPLRDAQGTDVRFVDARTADERCWTEVGASDGTVVVSTSLDSVAAAAGELVAAGRKPDTPLTVTIAGTTTRQRTWNATLGTIAQVFKQGKVLPSPEGHRPVIAVVGERSAPAQRDQLAWFESKPLFGWRVLVPRTKEQAASLSDQLRSYGAVPHEVPTIAVEPPRTPQQMERAVKGLVTGRYEWIAFTSVNAVKAVREKFEEYGLDARAFAGIKVAAVGEQTAAALVDFGVKPDLVPSGEQSAAGLLEDWPPYDPVFDPIDRVFLPRADIATETLVAGLIELGWEVDDVTAYRTVRASPPPADTREAIKGGGFDAVLFTSSSTVRNLVGIAGKPHNVTVIACIGPATAKTAEEHGLRVDVLSPEPSVHKLAEALADFGLRRREAALEAGDPVTRPSERRPGARRRRTT, encoded by the coding sequence TTGAACCCCACCAGCCCGACCACCAGCCCGCTGTCCCCGGCCTTCGTAGGCCATGGACACGTCACATTCCTCGGCGCAGGCCCCGGTGACCCCGGACTCCTGACCCTCAGGGCCGTGGAGGCCCTCGCCGGAGCGGATGTCCTGATCGCCGAGCCGGAGGTGCTCGAGGTAGTCCGCGGCCACGCGCGCGCGGGGGTGAGCACGCCGGAGCTGACGGTCATTGACGAGGCGTCAACAACCGCCGGTGTCCCCGTGTTGAGGGACGCCGCCAATCTTGTCATGGAGGCCGCGAGGGGCGGCAGGCGGGTCGTCCGTGCGGTGACCGGCGACCCCGGCCTCGACGGCAACGCAGGGGCCGAGATGCTCGCCTGCGCCACCGAGGGCATCCCCTTCGAGGTCGTCCCCGGCGTCGCCACGGCCGTCGGCGTACCCGCGTACGCCGGTGTCCCGCTCCGCGACGCCCAGGGCACCGACGTGCGTTTCGTCGACGCCCGCACCGCCGACGAGCGGTGCTGGACCGAGGTCGGTGCCTCCGACGGCACCGTCGTCGTGTCCACCTCGCTCGACTCGGTGGCGGCGGCCGCCGGTGAACTGGTGGCGGCAGGCCGTAAGCCGGACACCCCCCTCACCGTGACCATCGCGGGTACGACGACGAGGCAGCGGACCTGGAACGCGACCCTCGGGACGATCGCCCAGGTCTTCAAGCAGGGCAAGGTCCTCCCCTCGCCCGAGGGCCACCGGCCGGTCATAGCCGTGGTCGGCGAGCGCAGCGCCCCGGCGCAGCGGGACCAGCTGGCGTGGTTCGAGTCGAAGCCGCTCTTCGGCTGGCGGGTGCTCGTGCCGCGTACCAAGGAGCAGGCCGCGTCGCTCTCCGACCAGCTGCGTTCGTACGGCGCGGTGCCGCACGAGGTGCCGACCATCGCCGTCGAGCCGCCGCGCACGCCCCAGCAGATGGAGCGTGCGGTCAAGGGGCTCGTGACCGGGCGCTACGAGTGGATCGCCTTCACGTCGGTCAACGCGGTGAAGGCCGTACGGGAGAAGTTCGAGGAGTACGGGCTCGACGCGCGTGCCTTCGCCGGGATCAAGGTCGCGGCGGTGGGCGAGCAGACGGCCGCGGCGCTGGTGGACTTCGGTGTGAAGCCGGATCTCGTGCCGAGTGGTGAGCAGTCCGCGGCGGGGCTGCTGGAGGACTGGCCGCCGTACGATCCTGTTTTCGACCCGATCGACCGGGTCTTCCTGCCGCGGGCCGACATCGCGACGGAGACGCTGGTCGCGGGCCTGATCGAGCTCGGGTGGGAGGTCGACGACGTCACCGCCTACCGGACCGTACGGGCTTCGCCGCCGCCGGCGGACACGCGCGAGGCGATCAAGGGCGGTGGCTTCGACGCCGTGCTGTTCACGTCGTCGTCGACGGTGCGGAACCTGGTCGGTATCGCCGGGAAGCCGCACAACGTGACCGTCATCGCGTGCATCGGTCCCGCCACGGCGAAGACCGCCGAGGAGCACGGGCTGCGGGTGGACGTGCTGTCGCCCGAGCCGTCGGTGCACAAGCTGGCGGAGGCGCTGGCGGACTTCGGGCTGCGGCGGCGGGAGGCTGCGCTTGAGGCGGGGGATCCGGTTACTCGGCCTTCGGAGCGGCGGCCGGGGGCGCGGAGGCGTCGTACGACGTAG
- a CDS encoding DUF2637 domain-containing protein, with translation MAAMQLTRTHRILIGLVIAGALIIAGIGFAGSYAAVRELAVQKGFGTFSYFFPIGIDAGICVLLALDLLLTWLRIPFPLLRQTAWVLTAATIAFNGAAAWPDPLGVGMHAVIPVLFVVAVEAARHAVGRIADITADKHMEGVRLTRWLLSPVPTFRLWRRMKLWELRSYEQVIKLEQERMIYQARLQARFGRSWRRKAPVEALMPLRLARYGVPLAETAAAGLAAAGIEPAVLSAQPQGTSPLLPQQPQPLQQPQPLQSGQQSQPVQLAPAPQPLPDVPENAEESPWFAGQARPDGYQGSYNPQIVDGLEPTPVPVPLGPEDVPPPGPEQFVEYPEYVEEQPDPQEVEEFREVVYKQTWAYAVENDRFPETQELERLVADHYGVEQLRNPELLHRMIPEVQQRIQQDMQEYRTP, from the coding sequence GTGGCCGCGATGCAGCTGACACGCACACACCGGATACTCATCGGCCTCGTCATCGCCGGTGCGTTGATCATCGCGGGGATCGGTTTCGCGGGTTCGTACGCCGCTGTGCGTGAGCTCGCCGTGCAGAAGGGCTTCGGCACCTTCTCGTACTTCTTCCCGATCGGTATCGACGCGGGCATCTGTGTGCTGCTCGCCCTGGATCTGCTGCTGACGTGGCTGCGGATCCCGTTCCCGCTGCTGCGGCAGACCGCGTGGGTGCTGACCGCGGCGACGATCGCGTTCAACGGCGCGGCCGCCTGGCCGGACCCGCTGGGTGTCGGGATGCACGCGGTGATCCCGGTCCTGTTCGTGGTGGCCGTCGAGGCCGCCCGGCACGCGGTGGGCCGGATCGCGGACATCACCGCGGACAAGCACATGGAGGGCGTCCGGCTGACTCGCTGGCTGCTGTCCCCGGTGCCGACGTTCCGGCTGTGGCGCCGGATGAAGCTGTGGGAGCTCCGCTCGTACGAGCAGGTGATCAAGCTGGAGCAGGAGCGGATGATCTACCAGGCGCGTCTGCAGGCCCGTTTCGGCCGGAGCTGGCGCCGGAAGGCGCCGGTGGAGGCGCTGATGCCGCTGCGTCTGGCGCGGTACGGGGTGCCGCTCGCGGAGACGGCGGCGGCGGGTCTCGCGGCGGCCGGGATCGAGCCGGCCGTGCTGTCGGCGCAGCCGCAGGGCACGTCGCCGCTGTTGCCCCAGCAGCCCCAGCCGCTTCAGCAGCCGCAGCCGCTTCAGTCGGGGCAGCAGTCCCAGCCGGTGCAGCTCGCGCCCGCGCCGCAGCCGCTCCCCGATGTGCCGGAGAACGCCGAGGAGAGCCCCTGGTTCGCGGGGCAGGCCCGGCCGGACGGTTACCAGGGCTCGTACAACCCTCAGATTGTGGACGGCTTGGAGCCGACCCCGGTGCCGGTGCCGCTCGGGCCGGAGGACGTTCCCCCGCCGGGGCCGGAGCAGTTCGTCGAGTACCCCGAGTACGTGGAGGAGCAGCCGGATCCGCAGGAGGTCGAGGAGTTCCGCGAGGTCGTCTACAAGCAGACCTGGGCGTATGCCGTGGAGAACGACCGCTTCCCGGAGACGCAGGAGCTGGAGCGGCTTGTGGCGGATCACTACGGCGTCGAGCAACTCCGCAACCCCGAGCTGCTCCACCGGATGATCCCCGAGGTCCAGCAGCGGATCCAGCAGGACATGCAGGAGTACCGCACCCCCTGA
- the hemB gene encoding porphobilinogen synthase, protein MNSYGSFPGARPRRLRTTPVMRRMVAETRLHPADLILPAFVREGITEPVPIQAMPGVVQHTRDTLRKAAAEALEAGVSGIMLFGVPEDEKKDAAGTAGTDPDGILQVAIRDVKAEVGDELVIMSDLCLDEFTDHGHCGVLDADGRVDNDATLERYAEMAQVQADAGVHVVGPSGMMDGQVGVVRDALDTIGKEDVSILAYTVKYSSAFYGPFREAVGSSLRGDRKTYQQDPANLRESMRELALDLEEGADMVMVKPAGPYLDVLAKVAESVDVPVAAYQISGEYAMVEAAAEKGWIDRDRAILETLTGIRRAGAQMILTYWATEVAQKLSAARR, encoded by the coding sequence ATGAACTCGTACGGATCCTTTCCCGGGGCGCGGCCGCGGCGGCTGCGGACGACACCTGTCATGCGGCGGATGGTGGCCGAGACGCGGCTGCATCCCGCCGATCTGATCCTCCCCGCGTTCGTGCGCGAGGGGATCACCGAGCCCGTGCCGATCCAGGCCATGCCCGGCGTCGTCCAGCACACGCGCGACACCCTGCGGAAGGCCGCGGCCGAGGCCCTGGAGGCCGGGGTCTCCGGGATCATGCTCTTCGGTGTGCCCGAGGACGAGAAGAAGGACGCGGCGGGGACGGCCGGGACCGACCCCGACGGGATCCTTCAGGTCGCCATTCGCGATGTGAAGGCCGAGGTCGGCGACGAGCTCGTGATCATGTCCGATCTCTGTCTCGACGAGTTCACCGACCACGGTCACTGCGGCGTCCTCGACGCCGACGGCCGGGTCGACAACGACGCCACGCTGGAACGTTACGCCGAGATGGCCCAGGTGCAGGCCGACGCCGGCGTTCACGTGGTCGGTCCGTCCGGGATGATGGACGGGCAGGTCGGGGTCGTCCGGGACGCCCTGGACACCATCGGCAAGGAGGACGTGTCGATCCTCGCGTACACCGTGAAGTACTCCTCCGCCTTCTACGGTCCCTTCCGTGAGGCCGTCGGCTCCTCCCTGCGCGGTGACCGCAAGACCTACCAGCAGGACCCCGCCAACCTCCGTGAGTCGATGCGCGAGCTCGCCCTCGACCTGGAGGAGGGCGCCGACATGGTGATGGTCAAGCCCGCGGGGCCGTACCTCGACGTGCTCGCCAAGGTCGCCGAGTCCGTGGACGTGCCCGTCGCCGCGTACCAGATCAGCGGTGAGTACGCGATGGTCGAGGCCGCCGCCGAGAAGGGCTGGATCGACCGCGACAGGGCGATCCTCGAGACCCTGACCGGCATCCGGCGCGCCGGCGCGCAGATGATCCTCACCTACTGGGCCACCGAGGTCGCCCAGAAGCTGTCCGCCGCGCGCCGGTAG
- the lysS gene encoding lysine--tRNA ligase, with translation MAHVGPSGRTPPRKKDVPTVAQSSTETDWVSRFADEVIAESERRAPGKPVVVASGLSPSGPIHLGNLREVMTPHLVADEIRRRGHEVRHLISWDDYDRYRKVPNGIEGIDESWAEHIGKPLTSVPAPAGSPHPNWAEHFKAAMVESLAELGVEYDPISQTEQYTAGTYREQILHAMKHRGDIDAILDQYRTKKAPKKQSQKPLDEAELEAEEGSGAASEDDGSGGSSGYFPYKPYCGQCEKDLTTVTSYDDDTTELAYTCTNCGFSETVKLSEFNRGKLVWKVDWPMRWAYEGVIFEPSGVDHSSPGSSFVVGGQIVREIFDGVQPIGPMYAFVGISGMAKMSSSRGGVPTAADALKIMEAPLLRWLYARRRPNQSFKIAFDQEIQRLYDEWDKLEAKVADGTVLPADAAAHTRAARTAAGELPRTPRPLPYRTLASVMDITAGHDEQTLRILTELDPENPVASLDEVRPRLDRAENWITSQVPADQRTIVREEPDTELLGSLDDEGRESLRRLLEGLDSHWSLDGLTTLVYGVPKVMAGLDPEAKPTPELKLAQRAFFALLYKLLVSRETGPRLPTLLLAVGADRVRKLLGA, from the coding sequence ATGGCTCACGTAGGGCCCTCAGGCAGAACCCCACCCAGGAAGAAGGACGTACCGACCGTGGCTCAGAGCAGCACCGAGACCGACTGGGTCTCCCGTTTCGCGGACGAGGTCATCGCCGAGTCGGAGCGACGTGCGCCTGGCAAACCGGTCGTCGTCGCCTCCGGCCTCTCCCCGTCCGGCCCCATCCACCTGGGCAACCTCCGCGAGGTCATGACCCCGCACCTGGTCGCCGACGAGATCCGCCGCCGCGGGCACGAGGTCAGGCACCTGATCTCCTGGGACGACTACGACCGCTACCGCAAGGTGCCGAACGGCATCGAGGGCATCGACGAGTCCTGGGCCGAGCACATCGGCAAGCCGCTGACCTCGGTCCCGGCCCCCGCCGGCTCGCCCCACCCCAACTGGGCCGAGCACTTCAAGGCCGCCATGGTCGAGTCGCTGGCCGAGCTCGGCGTCGAGTACGACCCGATCAGCCAGACCGAGCAGTACACCGCGGGCACCTACCGCGAGCAGATCCTGCACGCCATGAAGCACCGCGGCGACATCGACGCCATCCTCGACCAGTACCGGACGAAGAAGGCACCGAAGAAGCAGTCGCAGAAGCCCCTCGACGAGGCCGAACTGGAGGCCGAGGAGGGCTCCGGCGCGGCCAGCGAGGACGACGGCTCCGGCGGCTCCTCGGGCTACTTCCCGTACAAGCCGTACTGCGGGCAGTGCGAGAAGGACCTGACCACGGTCACCTCGTACGACGACGACACCACCGAGCTCGCCTACACCTGCACCAACTGCGGCTTCTCCGAGACCGTGAAGCTCAGCGAGTTCAACCGCGGCAAGCTGGTCTGGAAGGTGGACTGGCCGATGCGCTGGGCGTACGAGGGCGTCATCTTCGAGCCCTCCGGCGTCGACCACTCCTCGCCCGGCTCGTCCTTCGTCGTCGGCGGCCAGATCGTCCGCGAGATCTTCGACGGCGTCCAGCCGATCGGCCCGATGTACGCCTTCGTCGGCATCAGCGGCATGGCCAAGATGTCCTCCTCGCGCGGAGGCGTCCCGACCGCCGCCGACGCGCTGAAGATCATGGAAGCGCCCCTGCTGCGCTGGCTGTACGCCCGCCGCCGCCCCAACCAGTCCTTCAAGATCGCCTTCGACCAGGAGATCCAGCGGCTCTACGACGAGTGGGACAAGCTGGAGGCCAAGGTCGCCGACGGCACCGTGCTCCCCGCCGACGCCGCCGCCCACACCCGCGCCGCCCGCACGGCCGCCGGTGAGCTCCCGCGCACCCCGCGCCCGCTCCCGTACCGCACGCTCGCCTCGGTCATGGACATCACCGCCGGCCACGACGAGCAGACCCTGCGCATCCTGACCGAGCTCGACCCCGAGAACCCGGTCGCCTCCCTCGACGAGGTCCGGCCGCGCCTCGACCGCGCCGAGAACTGGATCACCAGCCAGGTCCCGGCCGACCAGCGCACCATCGTCCGCGAGGAGCCCGACACCGAACTCCTCGGCTCCCTGGACGACGAGGGCCGCGAGTCGCTCCGCCGGCTCCTGGAGGGCCTCGACAGCCACTGGTCGCTCGACGGGCTCACCACCCTCGTCTACGGCGTCCCGAAGGTCATGGCCGGTCTCGACCCCGAGGCCAAGCCGACACCCGAGCTGAAGCTCGCGCAGCGCGCGTTCTTCGCCCTGCTCTACAAGCTCCTCGTCTCCCGCGAGACCGGGCCGCGACTGCCCACACTGCTGCTCGCCGTGGGCGCGGACCGGGTGAGGAAGCTGCTCGGCGCGTGA
- a CDS encoding DUF3558 domain-containing protein: MQRKRYTPGHTGSTARSTAVVLTLGLGLGIGLTGCSAGTPADDIAVDAKAGPAAPVAPPGRYRTLFEPCGAVPQATLKDLLPGAAALADAERDKAYRGTASVTYDTDRRVGCTWKADTPDISHRLMLDIERVVSYDTAVSDDDRAQEVYVRKQLAAGIPLPPTAPPTTVPPATTPPSATATPTASGRPQDAAPGATSPGAQAAGATKPGDTAVAPSGKPPAGTTAPTAPSSGATPSNPSPTGLEPRVLEGLGNVAFLDDALSTVGANGHQRAVSVVFRTSNVIVTVSYREQTTGSAEAPDSTELQEKARNLARLLAERLEE; the protein is encoded by the coding sequence GTGCAGCGAAAGAGGTACACCCCCGGCCACACCGGGTCCACGGCTCGCAGTACCGCCGTCGTCCTCACACTCGGCCTCGGCCTCGGAATCGGCCTCACCGGCTGCTCGGCCGGCACCCCGGCCGACGACATCGCCGTCGACGCCAAGGCCGGCCCCGCCGCGCCCGTCGCGCCCCCGGGCCGCTACCGCACACTCTTCGAGCCCTGCGGCGCCGTCCCCCAGGCGACGCTCAAGGACCTGCTCCCCGGCGCCGCCGCCCTCGCCGACGCCGAACGCGACAAGGCGTACCGCGGCACCGCCTCCGTGACGTACGACACCGACCGGCGGGTCGGCTGCACCTGGAAGGCCGACACCCCGGACATCTCGCACCGGCTGATGCTCGACATCGAGCGGGTGGTCTCGTACGACACCGCCGTCAGCGACGACGACCGGGCGCAGGAGGTGTACGTCCGCAAGCAGCTCGCGGCGGGCATCCCGCTGCCCCCGACCGCGCCGCCGACCACCGTTCCGCCCGCGACGACCCCGCCCTCGGCCACGGCGACACCCACGGCGAGTGGCCGGCCCCAGGACGCGGCACCGGGCGCGACCTCGCCGGGCGCCCAGGCTGCCGGTGCCACCAAGCCCGGCGACACCGCGGTCGCCCCGTCGGGCAAGCCCCCGGCGGGCACCACCGCGCCCACCGCGCCCTCCTCCGGGGCCACCCCCTCGAACCCCTCCCCCACCGGCCTCGAACCCCGTGTCCTCGAAGGCCTCGGGAACGTCGCGTTCCTCGACGACGCCCTGAGCACGGTCGGTGCGAACGGCCATCAGCGTGCTGTCAGCGTGGTGTTCCGCACATCCAACGTCATCGTGACCGTCTCCTACCGGGAGCAGACGACCGGTTCCGCCGAGGCCCCCGACAGCACGGAGCTGCAGGAAAAGGCCCGGAACCTGGCCCGATTGCTCGCCGAACGGCTGGAGGAGTAG